A genomic window from Oncorhynchus keta strain PuntledgeMale-10-30-2019 unplaced genomic scaffold, Oket_V2 Un_scaffold_14044_pilon_pilon, whole genome shotgun sequence includes:
- the LOC127927432 gene encoding profilin-2-like, with product MRARRSQAAEIKAMMSLDRSPLFASGLHLSGNKCTVLRDNLHIDGDNTLDVKMRPTATDALSYSITIAKTGQTLIIVKGMKDIPGGKINIKASDMMHYLRKIDLYPLTSP from the exons ATGAGGGCCCGACGTTCACAG gctgcAGAGATCAAGGCGATGATGTCGTTGGATCGTTCTCCTCTCTTCGCCAGCGGTCTTCATCTCAGTGG gaacAAGTGTACTGTCCTGAGAGATAATCTCCACATTGATGGGGACAACACTTTAGATGTTAAGATGAGGCCCACTGCTACTGATGCCCTCTCCTACAGCATCACCATCGCAAAGACTGGCCAGA ctctgatCATTGTTAAAGGGATGAAGGACATTCCCGGAGGAAAGATCAACATAAAGGCCTCCGACATGATGCATTACCTGAGGAAGATTGACCTCTACCCCCTGACCTCCCCCTGA